One genomic window of Paraburkholderia acidiphila includes the following:
- a CDS encoding MdtP family multidrug efflux transporter outer membrane subunit: MNKKHLFTAACLLGLLSLLSLASGCALMRSDSPPHAHIPPEHIQLASDIHLAREGWPDAQWWTRYGDPQLDALIARALKESPTIAAAQVRVAQSGSQVELLRAGSNLQISALGFLNRQRASSNGFLGPYALNLPKLGITGPWYTEGTIGLFAGLDIDLWGRQRSLVEAAIGARNARVAEEAAVELAISTDVARLYFSMQASYRLLDLLRQTRQILVFAVEAHAGKAGTGLEARIPLQAARGQLLGLDRQIAAAQGQIIQTRETLRALVGAGADDLPEIQPVTLPQAGAGLPAELSFQLLARRPDLQAMRWYVQSSFSEIDAAKAAFYPSLDIKAFFGLDSVHLNQLFRAASQQINLIPGLYLPIFDGGRLNANLRTARAGSDILIEQYNQAVVDAVRDVAISGSRLQTLNEERRLQSDKVEAARLAQEAANAAYQQGLGSHVSAEEARLPVLAEQTALLLIDGERLNQDLVLTKALGGGYQAINTAEP, translated from the coding sequence ATGAACAAGAAACACCTCTTCACCGCTGCCTGCCTGTTGGGCCTGTTGAGCCTGCTAAGCCTGGCCTCGGGCTGCGCCCTGATGCGCAGCGACTCGCCACCCCATGCCCACATTCCGCCGGAGCATATCCAGCTTGCGAGCGACATTCACCTGGCCCGCGAGGGTTGGCCCGATGCGCAATGGTGGACGCGCTACGGCGATCCGCAACTCGACGCACTGATCGCACGCGCGCTCAAAGAGTCGCCGACCATCGCCGCCGCCCAGGTCCGCGTAGCGCAGTCCGGGTCGCAGGTCGAGTTGCTCCGGGCCGGCAGTAACCTGCAGATATCGGCGCTCGGCTTTCTCAACCGCCAGCGCGCTTCCTCGAACGGCTTTCTCGGTCCATATGCGCTGAATCTGCCGAAACTCGGTATCACCGGGCCGTGGTACACGGAAGGCACCATCGGCCTTTTCGCAGGGCTCGACATCGACCTCTGGGGCCGCCAGCGTTCGCTGGTCGAGGCGGCCATCGGCGCGCGCAACGCACGCGTCGCCGAAGAAGCCGCGGTGGAGCTGGCGATTTCCACGGACGTGGCCCGGCTCTACTTCAGCATGCAGGCCAGCTATCGCCTGCTCGACCTGCTGCGGCAGACGCGCCAGATCCTCGTGTTCGCCGTCGAGGCGCACGCGGGTAAAGCCGGGACCGGACTGGAGGCGAGGATCCCTTTGCAAGCCGCGCGCGGGCAACTACTGGGCCTCGACCGACAGATCGCCGCGGCGCAGGGGCAGATCATCCAGACGCGAGAGACGCTGCGCGCGCTGGTCGGAGCCGGCGCCGACGACCTGCCGGAGATCCAGCCCGTGACGTTGCCGCAGGCTGGGGCCGGATTGCCCGCCGAGCTGTCCTTTCAGCTGCTGGCCCGTCGCCCGGACCTGCAGGCGATGCGCTGGTATGTCCAGTCGTCGTTCAGCGAAATCGACGCCGCCAAGGCGGCGTTCTATCCGAGCCTCGACATCAAGGCCTTCTTCGGTCTCGACTCCGTCCATCTCAACCAGCTGTTTCGCGCCGCCAGCCAGCAGATCAACCTGATTCCAGGCCTCTACCTGCCGATCTTCGATGGCGGTCGCCTGAACGCCAACCTGCGTACTGCACGCGCCGGCAGCGACATTCTGATCGAGCAGTACAACCAGGCGGTGGTGGACGCCGTGCGCGACGTCGCCATTAGCGGCAGCCGCCTGCAAACGCTCAACGAAGAACGGCGGCTGCAAAGCGACAAGGTGGAGGCCGCGCGCCTCGCGCAAGAGGCCGCAAACGCCGCGTATCAGCAGGGGCTCGGCAGCCACGTGAGCGCAGAGGAGGCGCGGCTGCCGGTGCTGGCCGAGCAGACTGCGTTGCTGTTGATCGACGGCGAGCGGTTGAATCAGGACCTCGTCCTGACCAAGGCGCTGGGGGGCGGGTACCAGGCGATAAATACGGCCGAGCCGTGA
- a CDS encoding FUSC family protein, giving the protein MNAPLAERLKNSLRWLAAELAPFPGRGQFALRLTLASAIAILIGETFQIPYMVMSLVAIFFTVQANVVMTRVIFIALTLADIIAVPLYIWLLNFTYDYPVLRIVVSGLLFFSFMFCVRVSKAGAVLLGPAMIILYAQSFADLTGQAEYLVRQVLWSVVAITYGSILALLVNSLFASANPLRQLQAEAHRQLTRAAERLGQLAAAEALAPPSSPETLQRQCATLQNFATFANMADAKDYAGQQYRQCCIAAVSHVQHVCNALPKALPGASPALRRALGRLHGQLLALDAAIAAHTAFHLAWVPDEEERAALPALAQAEDIYRTLQAVDQFDSAAAPEQPAVKEPLLAPDAFTNPAYVRFALKVLICGLSGYFVFNVLQWPGIHTILITSGMVALPGLGTSVRQMTLRFYGALLGSLSALLVFVFVMPYIDTIVGLLLTMVPVIAAGAWLTAGSERFAYIGTQGAATFALALLEHFGPSTDLTEIRDRMVGIMLGVGICWLVYAFIWPESEGSATRAKLAALVRALAALVRAPVGKDDPALQMAYAKQHMQCWSVLNECNLALERVRYEPQFKHGALAQLAAQAERMLGVSRDVLVAQDHVHSHALAAADMANPAASPAREDAEKLRDETAALLELYAERVGKRGAPPLRELEQLRALAQQTSGAARAPMPADLRRLALHAAELPGWDAGNDSTPAAAIDLAAASPATREAP; this is encoded by the coding sequence ATGAACGCTCCGCTTGCGGAACGCCTGAAGAACTCGTTGCGCTGGCTGGCCGCCGAACTGGCGCCGTTTCCGGGGCGCGGGCAATTCGCGTTGCGTCTGACACTGGCTTCGGCCATCGCCATTTTGATCGGGGAGACGTTCCAGATTCCGTACATGGTGATGTCGCTGGTCGCGATCTTCTTCACGGTGCAGGCCAACGTCGTCATGACGCGCGTGATCTTCATCGCGCTGACCCTTGCCGACATCATTGCCGTGCCCCTGTACATCTGGCTGCTGAACTTTACCTACGACTATCCGGTGTTGCGCATCGTCGTCTCGGGTCTGCTGTTCTTCAGCTTCATGTTTTGCGTACGGGTGTCGAAAGCCGGCGCGGTCCTGCTCGGGCCGGCGATGATCATTCTGTACGCGCAGTCGTTCGCAGACCTGACCGGCCAGGCCGAATACCTGGTCCGGCAAGTATTGTGGTCCGTGGTGGCCATTACCTATGGCAGCATTCTCGCGCTGCTGGTGAATTCGCTGTTCGCGTCGGCCAATCCGCTGCGCCAGTTGCAAGCTGAGGCGCATCGGCAACTGACCCGCGCCGCTGAGCGCCTCGGCCAGTTGGCGGCGGCCGAGGCGCTTGCGCCGCCCTCGTCCCCCGAGACGCTGCAACGGCAATGCGCCACGCTGCAAAACTTCGCTACCTTCGCCAACATGGCCGACGCGAAGGACTATGCCGGCCAGCAATACCGGCAGTGCTGCATCGCCGCCGTGTCGCACGTGCAACACGTTTGCAATGCGTTGCCGAAAGCGCTGCCCGGGGCGTCGCCCGCGTTGCGGCGCGCGCTCGGGCGGCTGCACGGACAACTGCTCGCGCTCGATGCGGCGATTGCCGCTCATACGGCCTTCCACCTGGCCTGGGTGCCGGACGAGGAGGAACGCGCGGCCCTGCCGGCCCTTGCGCAGGCCGAGGATATCTATCGCACGCTGCAAGCCGTCGATCAGTTCGACAGCGCCGCCGCGCCCGAGCAGCCTGCGGTCAAGGAGCCGCTGCTGGCGCCCGATGCCTTCACCAATCCCGCCTACGTCCGTTTCGCGCTGAAGGTGCTGATCTGCGGGCTCTCGGGCTACTTCGTCTTCAACGTCCTGCAATGGCCCGGCATTCATACCATCCTCATCACGAGCGGCATGGTCGCGCTGCCGGGGCTCGGCACCTCCGTGCGGCAGATGACGCTGCGTTTCTACGGCGCCTTGCTGGGCAGCCTGAGCGCGCTGCTGGTGTTCGTCTTCGTGATGCCATACATCGATACCATCGTCGGCCTGCTGTTGACGATGGTGCCGGTCATCGCGGCCGGCGCGTGGCTGACCGCGGGTTCCGAGCGCTTCGCCTACATCGGCACCCAGGGCGCCGCCACCTTCGCGCTGGCGCTGCTCGAGCACTTCGGCCCGAGCACCGACCTGACCGAGATCCGCGACCGGATGGTCGGCATCATGCTTGGCGTCGGCATCTGCTGGCTCGTCTACGCGTTCATCTGGCCGGAGAGCGAGGGCAGCGCGACCCGCGCAAAGCTCGCGGCGCTCGTGCGCGCACTGGCCGCGCTGGTGCGCGCGCCCGTGGGCAAGGATGACCCGGCGCTGCAAATGGCCTACGCGAAGCAGCACATGCAATGCTGGTCCGTGCTCAACGAGTGCAACCTGGCGCTCGAACGCGTGCGCTACGAGCCGCAGTTCAAGCACGGCGCCCTTGCGCAACTGGCCGCGCAGGCCGAGCGGATGCTTGGCGTGAGCCGCGATGTGCTCGTGGCACAGGACCACGTCCATAGCCACGCACTGGCCGCAGCCGACATGGCGAATCCGGCAGCCTCGCCCGCGCGTGAAGACGCCGAAAAATTGCGCGACGAAACCGCCGCACTACTGGAGCTTTACGCAGAGCGCGTCGGCAAGCGCGGCGCCCCCCCATTACGGGAGCTGGAGCAACTGCGCGCGCTTGCGCAGCAAACGAGCGGCGCCGCCCGCGCGCCGATGCCGGCGGACTTGCGGCGCCTCGCGCTCCACGCGGCCGAACTGCCCGGCTGGGACGCCGGCAACGATTCGACACCCGCTGCCGCGATCGACCTTGCCGCCGCATCGCCGGCCACCCGAGAAGCGCCCTGA
- the mdtN gene encoding multidrug transporter subunit MdtN, whose translation MASRPNVISSRIAPAALLLAAVFALVYVLWRIDASPGTDDAYAYADSIDVVSEVNGRIANMAVRDNQAVRRGDVLFEVDPRPFDDEVARANAALAALDKQIALMDRTVKAQQYGADSAHAAVERARAAAAQSIQTLRRTEPLLAKGYVSAEDVDRARTAQRAAAAELEAAHLQARQASASVTGADALVAQRDVVLAEIALAQYRKEMATVRAPFDGRVVSLKTTTGQFASPLKPIFTLIDTRNWYVVANFRETELKNIRAGTPAKVYLMSDTGQVFHGRVDSIGYGVLPDDGGLVLEGLPRVQRSLNWVRVAQRFPVKIRVDQPNPELFRLGASAVVKLEPGTARPAH comes from the coding sequence ATGGCTAGCAGGCCGAATGTAATTTCGAGCAGGATCGCACCGGCAGCGCTGTTGCTGGCAGCGGTCTTCGCCCTCGTCTACGTGCTCTGGCGGATAGACGCCTCGCCGGGCACCGACGACGCTTACGCCTACGCCGATTCAATCGATGTGGTATCCGAAGTCAATGGGCGCATCGCGAACATGGCGGTGCGCGACAACCAGGCGGTCAGGCGGGGCGACGTGCTGTTCGAGGTCGACCCGCGTCCCTTCGATGACGAGGTGGCTCGCGCCAATGCCGCGCTGGCGGCGCTTGACAAGCAGATCGCGCTGATGGATCGCACCGTCAAGGCACAGCAGTACGGTGCCGATTCCGCGCACGCCGCCGTGGAGCGTGCCCGGGCCGCCGCCGCGCAATCCATTCAGACGCTCAGGCGCACGGAGCCGTTGCTGGCGAAGGGCTATGTCTCAGCCGAGGATGTCGATCGGGCGCGTACCGCGCAGCGCGCCGCCGCAGCGGAGCTGGAGGCCGCTCATCTGCAGGCGCGGCAGGCGTCCGCCTCCGTGACCGGCGCCGACGCGCTCGTCGCGCAGCGCGACGTGGTGCTCGCGGAAATCGCGCTTGCTCAATACCGCAAGGAAATGGCCACCGTGCGTGCGCCTTTCGATGGGCGCGTCGTGTCGCTGAAAACCACGACCGGGCAGTTTGCGTCGCCGCTCAAGCCGATATTCACGCTGATCGATACGCGTAACTGGTATGTCGTCGCCAACTTCCGCGAGACGGAACTGAAGAATATCCGCGCGGGTACACCGGCAAAGGTCTATCTGATGTCGGACACGGGCCAGGTGTTCCATGGCCGCGTCGACTCGATAGGCTATGGCGTGTTGCCCGACGACGGCGGCCTCGTTCTCGAAGGACTGCCGCGCGTGCAGCGCAGCCTCAACTGGGTGCGCGTCGCGCAACGCTTTCCTGTCAAGATTCGCGTCGACCAGCCGAATCCGGAGCTGTTCCGCCTCGGCGCCTCGGCAGTCGTCAAACTCGAGCCCGGCACGGCCAGGCCGGCGCACTGA
- a CDS encoding YtcA family lipoprotein: MSSPTVQFHSRPHTFAVRMLLCLLPAALAGCSAPPSISVLGAYFPDWMFCLVGALLMTLIVHAVLGRLQRERLLGPPVLAYSALLLLFSLLIWLLIFNS, encoded by the coding sequence ATGTCCAGTCCGACCGTCCAGTTCCATTCGAGGCCGCACACCTTCGCCGTGCGAATGCTGTTGTGCCTGTTGCCGGCGGCGCTGGCCGGTTGTTCGGCGCCGCCTTCGATCAGCGTGCTGGGCGCCTACTTCCCGGACTGGATGTTCTGTCTGGTGGGCGCGCTGCTGATGACGCTGATCGTGCATGCCGTGCTGGGACGGTTGCAGCGCGAACGCCTTCTGGGGCCGCCAGTTCTCGCGTATTCCGCATTGCTGCTGCTCTTTTCTCTGCTGATCTGGCTGCTGATCTTTAATTCTTGA
- a CDS encoding DUF1254 domain-containing protein, producing the protein MREWTPPRRLNDDIAMKKSHIATLVAGLLTASAVSLASVTTSAGAPVALNAASGTPGRLAALPPAPDSNARITEAYARMVARQAYFWGWPLVNIYNRRLAFEQAPAPGLIGGILPFAPLNRLAMLHDYVEPQERDVACPNQDVVYGGSVVALDISPVVVQVPDFGKRFWVYQIVDARTDSFASLGMMYGTKPGFYLLVGPNWNGKVPAGINGVYRSTTSTGMVVPRVFQDDTAADKQAVKAVIQGINIYPLSEFDGKMKRRDWATLPVFPKPASSGGTGETAWVFPDKFFDQLPPVMADAPAMPGEAGLYAQIRAVLEAAKHDPALKKIMTDEATRAQKELVDPLLQFRHWGNSLPYHWSTISNGAVFGTDYFTRTAVAKSNILVNANRETKYFYQDLSADGARLNGAHRYTVTFLKGQTPPVDGFWSLTLYSAEHFFVPNEIKRYSIGTKNRDLQYNADGSLTIYIQADAPKDAKARANWLPAPANADFSLYLRAYGPKHAIVEGQWTPPGVNLAAH; encoded by the coding sequence GTGCGCGAATGGACGCCGCCCCGTCGATTGAACGATGACATTGCCATGAAAAAATCTCACATCGCCACCCTGGTCGCCGGCCTGCTGACCGCGTCGGCGGTTTCCCTTGCTTCCGTAACCACCTCTGCGGGCGCGCCGGTTGCGCTCAACGCGGCAAGCGGGACGCCCGGACGCCTCGCCGCGCTGCCGCCGGCGCCCGACAGCAACGCCAGGATCACCGAAGCTTACGCCCGCATGGTGGCCCGCCAGGCCTACTTCTGGGGCTGGCCTCTCGTCAACATCTACAACCGGCGCCTTGCCTTCGAGCAGGCGCCGGCTCCCGGCCTGATCGGCGGGATCCTGCCGTTCGCGCCGCTCAACCGGCTTGCGATGCTGCACGACTACGTGGAACCACAGGAGCGCGACGTCGCGTGCCCCAATCAGGACGTCGTCTATGGCGGCAGTGTCGTGGCGCTCGATATCAGCCCCGTCGTCGTTCAGGTGCCCGATTTCGGGAAGCGCTTCTGGGTCTATCAGATCGTCGACGCGCGCACGGACAGCTTCGCGAGTCTGGGAATGATGTACGGCACCAAGCCAGGGTTCTACCTGCTGGTCGGCCCGAACTGGAACGGCAAGGTGCCCGCGGGCATCAACGGGGTCTACCGGTCGACAACCAGTACGGGCATGGTCGTGCCGCGCGTGTTCCAGGACGATACGGCCGCAGACAAGCAAGCCGTCAAGGCGGTCATCCAGGGAATCAACATTTATCCGCTGAGCGAATTCGACGGCAAGATGAAGCGCCGTGACTGGGCGACGCTTCCGGTCTTCCCCAAGCCGGCCAGCTCCGGTGGCACGGGAGAGACCGCCTGGGTGTTCCCGGATAAGTTCTTCGACCAACTGCCGCCCGTCATGGCCGATGCCCCCGCGATGCCCGGCGAGGCGGGGCTCTATGCACAGATACGGGCGGTGCTCGAGGCGGCGAAGCACGATCCGGCCTTGAAGAAGATCATGACCGACGAAGCCACGCGGGCCCAGAAGGAACTGGTCGATCCCCTGCTTCAGTTCCGTCACTGGGGCAATTCGCTGCCTTACCACTGGAGCACCATCTCGAACGGCGCCGTGTTTGGCACGGATTACTTCACGCGTACTGCCGTGGCGAAGTCCAACATCCTCGTCAACGCGAATCGGGAAACCAAATACTTCTACCAGGATCTGAGTGCGGACGGCGCACGGCTCAATGGCGCACACCGCTATACCGTGACGTTCCTCAAGGGGCAGACGCCACCGGTGGATGGATTCTGGTCGCTCACGCTTTATAGCGCGGAGCACTTCTTCGTGCCCAATGAGATCAAGCGCTATTCAATTGGCACGAAGAACCGCGATCTGCAATACAACGCCGACGGTTCGCTCACGATCTATATCCAGGCCGATGCGCCGAAGGACGCGAAAGCGCGCGCCAACTGGCTGCCGGCGCCCGCCAACGCAGACTTCTCGCTCTATCTGCGTGCCTACGGGCCGAAGCACGCCATTGTCGAAGGGCAATGGACGCCGCCGGGCGTCAACCTGGCTGCTCACTGA